A section of the Saccharopolyspora gregorii genome encodes:
- a CDS encoding DivIVA domain-containing protein produces MEDSAQAVVPLRPGFDIQVRGFHRRQVTEHIELLEDQLRMVSIDRNEAVALNTDLRRLCDDARRDLAEAELRLKRIEASDTGLPHASQRVQNMLSLAEEEVQTLREQAQRQAETIRGSAEYEAQQLLDEAGRAAEAMRAECARLVDELDVRQREIRREHEQSLADIRERERTMRHAIRDEYKSIVTAAQEEADALLSRTRWECGRRDAETEQLRLDVLQDLHTKQARMEELRTAVMSSLDSVGRLVGASSNEIAAQEIDNVIDAELVGEPAHHVWLPEPRGDTQSYLIPLESPFNGGAAEPAETAEAEPTEAVQRN; encoded by the coding sequence GTGGAGGACTCCGCACAAGCCGTCGTCCCGCTCCGTCCCGGATTCGACATCCAGGTACGAGGTTTCCACCGCCGCCAGGTCACCGAGCACATCGAGCTGCTCGAAGATCAGCTGCGCATGGTCAGCATCGATCGCAACGAGGCGGTGGCGTTGAACACGGACCTCCGCCGCCTCTGCGACGACGCGCGGCGCGACCTCGCCGAAGCCGAACTCCGCCTCAAGCGCATCGAAGCCTCCGACACCGGGCTTCCGCACGCGTCGCAGCGCGTGCAGAACATGCTGTCGCTGGCCGAAGAAGAAGTGCAGACGTTGCGCGAACAGGCGCAGCGGCAGGCGGAGACCATCCGGGGCAGCGCGGAATACGAGGCGCAGCAACTGCTCGACGAGGCCGGCCGGGCCGCGGAGGCGATGCGGGCCGAATGCGCCCGCCTCGTCGACGAGCTCGACGTCCGGCAGCGCGAGATCCGCCGGGAGCACGAACAGAGCCTCGCCGACATCCGGGAGCGGGAGCGCACCATGCGCCACGCCATCCGGGACGAGTACAAGTCGATCGTCACGGCCGCGCAGGAGGAGGCCGACGCGCTGCTCTCCCGCACCCGCTGGGAGTGCGGCAGGCGCGACGCCGAGACCGAGCAGCTGCGGCTCGACGTCCTGCAGGACCTGCACACCAAGCAGGCCCGGATGGAGGAGCTGCGCACCGCCGTCATGTCCTCGTTGGACAGCGTCGGCAGGCTCGTCGGCGCCTCCAGCAACGAGATCGCCGCGCAGGAGATCGACAACGTCATCGATGCCGAACTCGTCGGCGAACCGGCGCACCACGTGTGGTTGCCGGAGCCGCGCGGGGACACCCAGAGCTACCTGATCCCGCTGGAGTCCCCCTTCAACGGCGGTGCCGCGGAGCCCGCCGAGACCGCCGAAGCCGAACCGACCGAAGCCGTCCAGCGGAACTGA
- a CDS encoding polysaccharide pyruvyl transferase family protein, with the protein MSSPATPPTLYLVATTGNPNYGDELIAATWLKYLARVAPDSEVWLDCPNPGPSEVLLGHLHPHVRFTDTLWRLCWSAPSDEPWEVASFVQHAMINPGLAPHWLAGIELAARADLVHIIGGGFINSIWPRHYGLLAGAVAAVRRSGGRAVMTGQGLWPTPEEARPLVRNLASQFELIDVRDEPSAELLDSAGQLTATGDDMFFGIAPELYRTDDLRDVMICLQSDLLDVTVPALAGFLLDTLRAWDVRPEQVGVIEGIPRVDREVFALVEHDLPGARFYPFSEIMDHGLPAAAGQRWLSTRFHMHLMAAAAGAHGVAVSINSGYYTNKHRSLIQRGSGWGLSEGLQVPPQPREGGYERSTLDALQEAKSKLAWSIYGD; encoded by the coding sequence GTGTCGAGTCCCGCAACGCCCCCCACGCTGTACCTGGTCGCCACGACCGGGAACCCGAACTACGGCGACGAGCTGATCGCCGCGACCTGGCTGAAGTACCTGGCCAGAGTCGCCCCCGACAGCGAGGTGTGGCTCGACTGCCCCAACCCCGGCCCCAGCGAGGTGCTGCTCGGCCACCTGCACCCGCACGTCCGGTTCACCGACACGCTGTGGCGGCTGTGCTGGTCGGCGCCCTCCGACGAGCCGTGGGAGGTGGCGTCGTTCGTGCAGCACGCCATGATCAACCCGGGGTTGGCGCCGCACTGGCTGGCCGGGATCGAGCTCGCCGCGCGCGCCGACCTGGTGCACATCATCGGCGGCGGGTTCATCAACTCGATCTGGCCGCGGCACTACGGGCTGCTGGCGGGCGCGGTCGCCGCGGTGCGCCGCTCCGGCGGGCGGGCCGTGATGACCGGGCAGGGCCTGTGGCCGACGCCGGAGGAGGCGCGCCCGCTGGTGCGCAACCTCGCCTCGCAGTTCGAGCTGATCGACGTGCGCGACGAGCCGTCGGCCGAGCTGCTCGACTCCGCGGGCCAGCTCACCGCCACCGGCGACGACATGTTCTTCGGCATCGCCCCGGAGCTGTACCGCACCGACGACCTGCGGGACGTGATGATCTGCCTGCAGTCGGACCTGCTGGACGTCACGGTGCCCGCGCTGGCCGGGTTCCTGCTCGACACGCTGCGCGCCTGGGACGTGCGGCCCGAGCAGGTCGGTGTCATCGAAGGCATCCCGCGGGTGGACCGCGAGGTGTTCGCCCTCGTCGAGCACGACCTGCCCGGCGCCCGCTTCTACCCGTTCTCCGAGATCATGGACCACGGGCTGCCCGCCGCCGCCGGCCAGCGCTGGTTGTCGACCCGGTTCCACATGCACCTGATGGCCGCGGCCGCCGGGGCGCACGGCGTCGCCGTGTCGATCAACTCCGGGTACTACACGAACAAGCACCGGTCGCTGATCCAGCGCGGCTCCGGCTGGGGCCTCAGCGAGGGCCTCCAGGTGCCGCCGCAGCCGCGGGAAGGCGGCTACGAGCGGTCGACGCTGGACGCGTTGCAGGAGGCCAAGTCGAAGCTCGCCTGGTCCATCTACGGGGACTGA
- a CDS encoding TenA family protein yields MSRLPDPPAGGFCARAWERTAELQRAVVAHPFNAALTDGTLDRERFAFYIVQDARYLIAFAQALSAAATRSEDPADAAFLAGAARGALVEERRLHAGYVEEFGLSADDLAGVATSPSCTAYTSFLRASALVDPYPVLLAAVLPCFWVYQHVGSEILAAVGDVSAHPYRRWIETYADEEFAEAVLAARELTDRAAAAADEPVRERMLAAFSRATEYEWMFWDGAWRLERWPTAQWLPA; encoded by the coding sequence ATGAGCAGGTTGCCCGATCCGCCCGCGGGCGGTTTCTGCGCCCGCGCCTGGGAACGCACCGCCGAGCTGCAGCGGGCCGTGGTGGCGCACCCGTTCAACGCGGCGCTCACCGACGGCACCCTCGACCGGGAGCGGTTCGCGTTCTACATCGTGCAGGACGCCCGCTACCTGATCGCGTTCGCGCAGGCGCTGTCGGCGGCCGCGACCCGGTCCGAGGATCCGGCGGACGCGGCGTTCCTCGCGGGGGCCGCGCGGGGCGCGCTGGTGGAGGAGCGGCGGTTGCACGCGGGCTACGTCGAGGAGTTCGGGCTCTCCGCGGACGACCTGGCGGGGGTGGCGACCTCGCCGTCGTGCACCGCCTACACCTCGTTCCTGCGGGCGAGCGCGCTGGTCGACCCCTACCCGGTGCTGCTGGCGGCGGTGCTGCCGTGCTTCTGGGTGTACCAGCACGTGGGCAGCGAGATCCTCGCCGCCGTCGGCGACGTGTCGGCGCACCCGTACCGGCGGTGGATCGAGACCTACGCCGACGAGGAGTTCGCCGAAGCGGTGCTGGCGGCCCGCGAGCTCACCGACCGGGCGGCCGCGGCCGCCGACGAGCCGGTGCGGGAGCGGATGCTGGCCGCGTTCTCGCGTGCCACCGAGTACGAGTGGATGTTCTGGGACGGCGCGTGGCGCCTGGAGCGGTGGCCGACGGCGCAGTGGCTCCCGGCGTGA
- the thiD gene encoding bifunctional hydroxymethylpyrimidine kinase/phosphomethylpyrimidine kinase: MTTRAALPGSDRVPNVLSIAGTDPSGGAGVQADLKAFSANGAYGMSAVTALVAQTTTGVAEVREVPPEFVTAQLTTLLDDVRVDAVKIGMLANAEVIRAVVAVLDRYAPPHVVLDPVMVAKSGHRLLADEAVAVLRDELLPRVDLITPNLPEAADLLGEPEITGSAEMAAQAQRLADLGAKQVLLKGGHLRAEPASADLFRGDGEVRWLRSERIDTANDHGTGCTLSAAIAALRPRRSDWATAVRDGKDYLTGALRAAERLDVGRGHGPVHHFHRWW, translated from the coding sequence GTGACCACTCGTGCTGCCCTGCCCGGATCCGACCGGGTCCCGAACGTGCTCTCGATCGCGGGGACCGATCCCAGCGGCGGAGCCGGCGTCCAAGCGGACCTGAAGGCCTTCTCCGCGAACGGCGCCTACGGCATGTCCGCGGTGACCGCGCTGGTCGCGCAGACCACCACCGGTGTCGCCGAGGTCCGCGAGGTGCCGCCGGAGTTCGTCACCGCCCAGCTCACGACGCTGCTCGACGACGTCCGGGTGGACGCGGTGAAGATCGGGATGCTGGCGAACGCCGAGGTGATCCGCGCGGTCGTCGCCGTGCTGGACCGCTACGCCCCGCCGCACGTGGTGCTGGACCCGGTGATGGTCGCGAAGAGCGGCCACCGGCTGCTCGCCGACGAAGCGGTCGCGGTGCTGCGCGACGAGCTGCTGCCGCGCGTCGACCTGATCACCCCGAACCTGCCGGAAGCGGCGGACCTGCTGGGCGAACCGGAGATCACCGGCTCGGCCGAGATGGCCGCGCAGGCGCAGCGGCTCGCCGACCTGGGCGCGAAGCAGGTGCTGCTCAAGGGCGGGCACCTGCGCGCGGAACCCGCCAGCGCGGACCTGTTCCGCGGCGACGGCGAGGTGCGGTGGCTGCGCAGCGAGCGGATCGACACCGCGAACGACCACGGCACCGGCTGCACGCTGTCCGCGGCGATCGCGGCGCTGCGCCCCCGCAGGTCCGACTGGGCGACCGCCGTGCGGGACGGCAAGGACTACCTGACCGGGGCGCTGCGGGCCGCGGAGCGCCTCGACGTGGGCCGCGGGCACGGGCCCGTGCACCACTTCCACCGCTGGTGGTGA